A portion of the Parasedimentitalea marina genome contains these proteins:
- a CDS encoding PAS domain-containing protein translates to MSFHDRRKESRPTSGEAPFSLDEVFFSRTDDRGIIRAFNHVFQRVANFQPDEMLGKPHNIIRHPDMPRGVFQVFWDTLQAGEFMGAYVKNKASDGLHYWVYAVIVPCEDGYLSARIKPSSPLFSTIITEYETLLAAEKNDALSPEASAKLLLEQLKALGFDDYHSFAAHALTEELIARDVGLKRIEDPKIKDFRFMLQNSENLTQETEALVHEFEAMRTIPHNLRVIASRIEPAGGPVTVLSQNYGTMSRAMSDWFATHVLGEESNFASIKSAVNNSMFIECMARILDECDAQLKAEEHSVDGIVLDQERKILAKLVAEQRDRTRAGLANVNFEADRILNACKVMHRHFLGLSSTRVLCKIESARLPTEGEALTAIIDQLGVFQGRISAQLDRIVTLSTEIQAAEF, encoded by the coding sequence TTGTCTTTTCATGATCGTCGCAAAGAAAGCCGCCCAACATCCGGAGAGGCCCCGTTCAGTTTAGACGAAGTATTCTTTTCTCGCACTGATGATCGTGGAATTATTCGCGCTTTCAACCATGTATTCCAACGCGTTGCCAATTTTCAGCCCGATGAAATGTTGGGTAAACCGCATAATATCATTCGCCATCCCGATATGCCACGCGGCGTATTCCAAGTCTTTTGGGATACCCTGCAAGCCGGTGAATTCATGGGCGCTTATGTTAAGAACAAAGCATCAGATGGGCTACATTACTGGGTCTATGCAGTTATTGTTCCCTGCGAAGATGGTTACTTGTCCGCTCGCATCAAGCCATCCAGCCCCTTGTTCTCCACAATCATCACTGAATATGAAACACTATTGGCCGCTGAAAAAAATGATGCGTTAAGCCCCGAGGCAAGCGCCAAACTTTTGTTGGAGCAGTTAAAGGCACTCGGCTTTGACGATTATCACAGTTTCGCGGCCCATGCGCTGACTGAAGAGCTGATTGCACGAGACGTTGGATTGAAACGTATCGAAGATCCAAAAATCAAAGACTTCAGGTTCATGCTTCAAAACTCTGAAAACCTGACCCAAGAAACAGAAGCTCTGGTTCATGAGTTTGAGGCCATGAGAACCATCCCGCATAATTTGCGCGTTATTGCGTCCCGTATCGAACCGGCCGGTGGGCCAGTGACGGTTCTGTCGCAGAATTATGGCACAATGTCGCGCGCAATGTCGGACTGGTTTGCGACACATGTTTTGGGTGAAGAAAGCAATTTTGCCTCGATTAAAAGCGCCGTGAACAACAGCATGTTTATCGAGTGCATGGCTCGTATTTTGGATGAATGCGACGCTCAACTGAAAGCTGAAGAACATTCCGTAGACGGGATTGTTCTAGACCAGGAGCGCAAAATTCTTGCCAAACTTGTAGCCGAACAACGTGATCGCACACGCGCTGGTTTGGCGAATGTCAATTTTGAGGCTGACCGTATTCTGAATGCCTGCAAAGTCATGCACCGCCACTTCCTTGGGCTTAGCTCAACAAGAGTTTTGTGCAAAATCGAAAGTGCCCGCCTCCCAACTGAGGGTGAGGCTCTGACGGCGATCATCGATCAACTGGGTGTCTTCCAGGGCAGAATCTCGGCGCAATTGGATCGTATTGTAACGCTAAGCACAGAAATTCAAGCAGCAGAGTTCTAG
- a CDS encoding Lrp/AsnC family transcriptional regulator, which produces MLDATDTKLLAALQADAHLTAQQLGELLNLSPSQAGRRRQRLESEGYIQGYFARLNATKIGLLVQGFVQVHLSSHGPEQSSSFASLISTRPEITSAWTMTGDADYLLRVYCADLPELNTLLHEVLLPHPAVARVQSQIVMDQLKRDAALPT; this is translated from the coding sequence ATGCTGGACGCCACAGACACGAAACTCCTTGCCGCGTTACAGGCTGACGCCCATTTGACAGCCCAGCAACTGGGTGAATTGCTGAATCTTTCTCCCAGTCAGGCCGGACGGCGCCGTCAACGATTGGAAAGCGAGGGGTACATTCAAGGCTATTTTGCCCGCCTCAATGCTACAAAAATCGGACTATTGGTGCAGGGATTTGTGCAAGTCCATCTTAGCAGTCATGGACCGGAACAATCCTCCAGTTTTGCAAGTCTGATCAGCACCCGCCCTGAAATTACGTCAGCGTGGACGATGACCGGAGATGCAGATTACCTGCTACGGGTTTACTGTGCAGACTTGCCCGAGTTGAACACTTTGTTGCACGAAGTTCTGCTTCCGCATCCAGCTGTGGCACGGGTCCAAAGTCAGATCGTAATGGACCAGTTAAAACGTGATGCAGCACTCCCAACATAG
- a CDS encoding arylsulfatase, translating into MIKDIRDKGTGLLLSLGALTAVAALAAAPALAQDKPNILVIWGDDIGQSNISAYTMGLMGYRTPSIDRIAAEGMIFTDYYGEQSCTAGRSSYIMGQSVFRTGLSKVGLPGAKEGMRVEDPTIAGLLKAEGYVTGQFGKNHLGDLDEMLPSNHGFDEFFGNLYHLNAEEEPENEDYPTDVVLADGRTFLEAFGPRGVIRSSADGTVEDTGPLTKKRMETVDDETVAAALDFMQRAVDQEKPFYVWWNGTRMHFRTHVKDELRGISGQDEYSDGMVEHDMHVGQLLDKVDELGIADNTIVHYSTDNGVHMNTWPDAGMTPFFGEKNTNWEGGWRVPSMVRWPGQIEAGSVSNEIMHHMDWLPTFLAAAGNPDIKAQLIEGGVQAIGREYKVHLDGYNFLPVLTGEQEEGPRKEVFYFSDDGDLTALRYEDWKMIFLEQKAYTTLRAWVEPWTELRVPLIFNLRRDPYERSYRTSNTYWDWVIDRVFLLVPAQAYVAQFLATFEEFPPRQKAASFSLAQVMEKMTSNLGSQ; encoded by the coding sequence ATGATCAAAGACATTCGTGATAAAGGCACAGGCCTGTTACTAAGTTTAGGTGCCCTGACCGCTGTGGCGGCCTTGGCGGCGGCCCCCGCACTGGCCCAGGATAAGCCTAATATTCTGGTCATCTGGGGTGACGACATCGGCCAGTCCAATATTTCGGCCTACACTATGGGGCTGATGGGATACCGGACTCCCAGTATCGACAGAATTGCTGCAGAAGGCATGATCTTTACTGATTATTATGGTGAGCAGTCCTGCACTGCTGGCCGCTCGTCGTATATTATGGGTCAGAGTGTGTTCCGCACCGGTCTGTCCAAGGTCGGCCTTCCCGGCGCAAAAGAGGGCATGAGAGTTGAAGATCCAACCATTGCGGGCCTGCTTAAGGCCGAAGGATATGTGACCGGCCAATTTGGCAAAAATCACCTTGGTGATCTCGACGAGATGCTGCCGTCTAATCACGGATTTGATGAATTCTTTGGCAATCTGTACCATTTGAATGCCGAAGAAGAGCCCGAGAACGAGGACTATCCTACTGATGTGGTTCTGGCCGACGGACGCACCTTCCTCGAAGCCTTTGGGCCACGCGGCGTTATCCGCTCCTCGGCTGATGGCACAGTCGAAGACACCGGCCCGCTGACCAAGAAACGCATGGAAACCGTCGATGACGAAACCGTCGCTGCGGCACTGGATTTCATGCAGCGCGCTGTAGACCAGGAAAAACCGTTTTATGTTTGGTGGAACGGCACACGGATGCACTTCCGTACCCATGTCAAAGACGAACTGCGCGGCATTTCCGGGCAGGATGAATATTCAGACGGCATGGTAGAGCACGACATGCACGTGGGCCAGTTGCTGGACAAAGTGGACGAGCTGGGCATCGCCGATAATACCATCGTACATTACTCCACCGACAACGGTGTCCATATGAACACCTGGCCCGATGCTGGCATGACACCGTTCTTTGGTGAGAAAAACACCAACTGGGAAGGGGGTTGGCGGGTGCCTTCGATGGTACGTTGGCCCGGTCAGATTGAGGCCGGTTCGGTTAGCAACGAGATCATGCACCATATGGATTGGCTGCCGACCTTTCTGGCTGCTGCGGGCAACCCTGACATTAAGGCCCAACTGATAGAAGGTGGTGTTCAAGCTATTGGGCGGGAGTACAAAGTTCACCTGGACGGCTATAACTTCCTGCCAGTGCTGACTGGCGAACAGGAAGAGGGGCCGCGCAAAGAGGTCTTCTACTTCTCGGACGATGGTGATCTGACAGCGCTGCGCTATGAAGACTGGAAAATGATTTTCCTGGAGCAGAAAGCCTACACCACTTTGCGTGCCTGGGTAGAGCCCTGGACCGAATTGCGAGTTCCACTGATCTTCAATCTGCGCCGCGACCCATATGAGCGCTCATATCGGACGTCCAATACATATTGGGATTGGGTGATTGATCGCGTCTTTCTTCTGGTGCCAGCGCAGGCCTATGTTGCTCAGTTCCTTGCCACGTTTGAGGAATTCCCACCGCGCCAAAAAGCCGCGTCTTTCTCGTTGGCACAGGTGATGGAGAAAATGACCTCAAATCTGGGCAGCCAGTAA
- a CDS encoding O-acetylhomoserine aminocarboxypropyltransferase/cysteine synthase family protein: MTDGPTFGFDTLQIHAGAKPDPATGARQTPIYQTTGYVFRDADHAAALFNLQEVGFIYSRLTNPTVAVLQERIATLEGGVGAVCCSSGHAAQIMALFPLMQPGCNVVASTRLYGGTVTQLSQTIKRFGWNAKFVDTDDLEAVAAAIDDNTRAVFCESIANPGGYVTDIRALADVSDAAGIPLIVDNTSATPYLCNPIKQGATLVVHSTTKYLTGNGTVTGGCIVDSGTFDWSANDKFPSLSAPEPAYHGLTFHETFGGLAFTFHGIAIGLRDLGMTMNPQAAHYTLMGIETLSLRMQRHVENAETVAAWLENDDRVDYVTYAGLPSSPYYDRAKACYPKGAGGLFTFAVKGGYDACVELVSTLELFSHVANLGDTRSLIIHSASTTHRQLSLEQQEAAGAGPNVVRLSIGIEDSKDLIADLDQALTKACS; the protein is encoded by the coding sequence ATGACAGACGGACCCACTTTCGGATTTGACACTTTGCAGATTCACGCCGGCGCCAAACCCGACCCGGCCACTGGCGCGCGTCAGACGCCAATTTACCAGACCACAGGCTATGTCTTTCGTGATGCGGACCACGCCGCTGCCTTGTTCAATCTGCAAGAGGTCGGGTTCATCTATTCGCGCCTGACCAATCCGACAGTGGCTGTATTGCAGGAACGCATCGCCACATTGGAAGGTGGAGTCGGGGCGGTTTGCTGTTCTTCGGGGCATGCGGCGCAAATCATGGCTCTGTTTCCACTGATGCAGCCCGGTTGCAATGTCGTGGCTTCGACCCGACTGTATGGCGGTACAGTCACCCAGTTGAGCCAAACCATCAAGCGCTTTGGCTGGAACGCCAAATTTGTTGATACAGACGATCTGGAGGCTGTCGCGGCCGCGATCGATGACAACACCCGCGCTGTTTTTTGTGAATCCATTGCCAATCCGGGTGGCTATGTCACCGACATCCGCGCGCTGGCTGACGTATCGGACGCGGCTGGCATTCCTCTGATTGTCGACAACACCTCGGCGACACCCTATCTGTGCAACCCTATCAAACAGGGTGCGACACTGGTTGTGCATTCGACCACGAAATACCTGACGGGCAACGGCACCGTCACTGGCGGCTGTATTGTTGACTCGGGAACGTTTGACTGGTCGGCCAACGACAAGTTCCCATCGCTGAGTGCGCCGGAGCCTGCCTATCACGGGCTGACGTTCCACGAAACATTTGGTGGATTGGCGTTCACGTTTCACGGTATCGCCATCGGGTTGCGCGATCTGGGCATGACCATGAACCCACAGGCTGCACATTACACATTAATGGGGATCGAGACCCTGTCGTTGCGGATGCAGCGCCATGTTGAAAACGCTGAAACCGTTGCTGCCTGGTTGGAAAATGACGACCGGGTGGATTATGTCACCTACGCCGGCTTACCGTCCTCGCCATATTATGATCGGGCCAAAGCCTGTTATCCTAAAGGCGCTGGCGGGCTGTTCACCTTTGCGGTCAAAGGCGGCTATGATGCCTGTGTGGAACTGGTCAGCACGCTGGAACTGTTCAGCCACGTCGCTAACCTTGGCGATACCCGATCACTGATCATCCATTCGGCCTCGACCACCCATCGGCAATTGTCACTTGAACAACAAGAGGCAGCAGGGGCTGGTCCCAATGTGGTACGCTTGTCCATTGGCATTGAGGACAGCAAAGACCTGATCGCAGATCTAGATCAGGCTTTGACCAAAGCCTGCAGCTAA
- a CDS encoding SIMPL domain-containing protein, which produces MKSNRFLVSAVLLVLSGGVGWSADISPLRQIAVSGEAHIEVPPSQALIALGVVNEADQAGDAMRVVSKSMVAVIDRLHVAGIDPGDIQTQQISVSPNRRQSGSLSSGNDRKIASFTARNTVQIRVRDLDDLGEILDQVLQAGANEFRGLQFGVADTAAVRDQIRGAAVKDAIRKAEQLATAAGVTLGPVLSITDTGGGGGRPMPMEMARSTAIPIEAGQLSFSHTVSMVFEISAPVTTD; this is translated from the coding sequence ATGAAAAGTAATCGTTTCCTTGTTTCAGCCGTGCTTTTGGTGTTGTCAGGCGGGGTTGGATGGTCGGCTGATATATCACCACTGCGACAGATCGCCGTCTCCGGCGAGGCCCATATCGAAGTCCCACCTTCACAAGCTTTGATTGCATTGGGCGTCGTCAACGAGGCGGATCAGGCTGGTGACGCAATGCGGGTTGTGTCAAAATCAATGGTCGCGGTGATCGATAGGTTGCATGTTGCGGGGATCGATCCCGGCGATATTCAGACCCAGCAGATATCAGTGTCGCCCAACCGACGGCAATCCGGATCACTGAGCAGCGGCAATGACCGCAAAATTGCCAGCTTCACGGCCAGAAACACTGTGCAGATACGGGTTCGAGATCTGGATGACTTAGGCGAGATTTTGGATCAGGTGCTGCAGGCCGGAGCAAATGAATTTCGGGGCCTGCAATTTGGGGTCGCCGATACGGCAGCGGTCCGAGATCAAATCCGCGGCGCAGCGGTCAAGGATGCCATACGCAAAGCTGAGCAATTGGCCACAGCGGCAGGGGTTACTTTGGGGCCGGTGTTGTCGATTACAGATACCGGCGGCGGCGGTGGCCGTCCCATGCCAATGGAAATGGCGCGCAGTACAGCGATCCCCATCGAGGCGGGACAGCTAAGTTTTTCGCATACAGTGTCCATGGTGTTTGAAATTTCAGCCCCTGTGACAACTGATTAA
- a CDS encoding multiheme c-type cytochrome, translating into MAQSIPRYLNQQVALLSLKLAAFAALLFLALTAQAKGEQPAAPKYVGSQTCGSCHADAVTDWKGSHHALAWTKPSDDTVVGAFDGRTFLHQGNTTRFLNENGQYVIDTEDARGGRQRFEVVGVAGIEPLQQYIIETAPGRMLSFDVVWDVEGIRWIHLYPDQDLSPDDGLHWSGPYKNWNARCAECHATGFEKNFNPKTDLYQSRQVETGVGCEACHGPGQAHVSWAETDQQLDLTEWPGVNNVGLVINLHPSDTAETELRGFLAGTQQRISRLSDTEVEIQQCAGCHSRREPFEDGNPLPGTPFHDAYRLSNLRDGLYHSDGQIEDEVYVYGSFLQSKMYANGVTCTNCHNPHTAELKLEGNALCGQCHSPAGNPDFPTLSLKDYDDPTHTFHVQGSTGGECRNCHMIERTYMGVDGRRDHSFRIPRPDLSLQTQSPNACNDCHTDRTPRWAADTIAEWYPNSPKRGAHFSQVFSAGRTDLRGQSEALIGLAEYDQLPAIVRATALDMLLPLANPAMAMRLEPLLSSPEPLIRVAAISIQRGAPETERSARIVGLLDDPAKAVRIAAARGFLGMQIAYMPDRMNQNLNTAMGEWQKSLSAKADFPEAQLVLAGIGLTTRRMDVALSAFGEAVEMDPQLTQAWIMMVRIHSALGDRQSAIETVNAALDKNPEDVQLNLLRADIGG; encoded by the coding sequence ATGGCACAGAGCATACCCCGGTATTTGAACCAACAGGTTGCGCTACTGAGCCTAAAACTGGCTGCTTTCGCAGCCTTGTTATTTCTCGCCTTAACTGCCCAAGCCAAGGGAGAGCAACCTGCAGCCCCCAAATATGTTGGCTCCCAAACTTGCGGTTCTTGTCATGCTGACGCAGTCACGGACTGGAAGGGCTCGCATCACGCATTGGCTTGGACCAAACCTTCTGATGATACGGTTGTAGGTGCTTTCGACGGGCGCACCTTCCTTCATCAGGGAAATACCACCCGGTTTCTGAATGAAAATGGCCAGTATGTGATTGATACTGAAGATGCCAGAGGCGGCAGGCAAAGGTTTGAAGTTGTTGGTGTTGCTGGAATTGAACCGCTGCAACAGTATATTATCGAGACAGCGCCCGGACGCATGCTATCCTTTGATGTGGTTTGGGACGTCGAAGGAATCCGCTGGATCCATCTCTATCCTGATCAAGATCTTAGCCCAGACGACGGGCTGCATTGGAGCGGACCCTACAAAAACTGGAATGCACGTTGCGCCGAATGTCACGCAACCGGATTTGAAAAGAACTTCAATCCCAAGACGGATTTATATCAAAGCCGTCAAGTCGAAACCGGTGTCGGATGCGAGGCTTGCCACGGACCTGGCCAAGCACATGTGAGCTGGGCGGAAACAGATCAACAGCTGGATCTGACCGAATGGCCGGGTGTTAACAACGTAGGACTGGTAATCAACCTGCACCCCAGTGACACAGCTGAAACTGAACTGCGCGGGTTTCTTGCGGGCACGCAGCAACGGATCAGCCGGTTGAGCGATACAGAGGTTGAGATTCAGCAATGTGCCGGGTGTCACTCTCGTCGTGAACCGTTTGAGGATGGAAATCCGCTCCCCGGTACGCCGTTTCACGATGCATACCGTCTAAGCAATCTGCGCGATGGGCTGTATCACTCAGACGGGCAGATTGAAGACGAAGTCTATGTTTATGGATCATTTCTGCAGTCAAAAATGTATGCAAATGGCGTCACTTGCACCAATTGCCACAATCCCCATACCGCCGAGCTGAAACTGGAAGGAAATGCGTTGTGCGGGCAATGTCATTCGCCCGCTGGCAATCCGGATTTTCCGACACTCTCGTTAAAAGACTACGACGATCCCACCCATACCTTCCATGTCCAAGGTAGCACAGGTGGGGAGTGTAGAAACTGCCACATGATTGAACGTACCTACATGGGCGTTGATGGCCGCCGCGACCATTCCTTCCGCATCCCACGGCCCGATCTAAGCCTGCAAACACAGTCACCGAATGCGTGCAATGACTGCCATACTGACAGGACACCTCGCTGGGCGGCGGATACTATTGCTGAATGGTATCCAAACAGCCCCAAACGAGGCGCGCATTTTTCGCAGGTTTTTTCTGCAGGTCGCACTGATTTACGAGGTCAGAGCGAGGCATTGATTGGCTTGGCCGAATATGATCAATTGCCTGCCATTGTTCGCGCAACCGCATTGGACATGCTTCTCCCACTGGCCAACCCAGCGATGGCCATGCGATTGGAACCACTTCTGTCCAGCCCCGAGCCATTGATCCGAGTCGCAGCGATTTCCATCCAGCGTGGGGCACCTGAAACCGAACGGTCCGCGCGGATTGTTGGATTGTTAGATGACCCGGCTAAGGCCGTCCGCATCGCTGCGGCACGTGGGTTTCTAGGTATGCAGATAGCTTATATGCCTGATCGGATGAACCAGAACCTGAATACTGCAATGGGTGAATGGCAGAAATCATTGTCTGCCAAGGCAGATTTTCCCGAGGCGCAGCTGGTACTCGCAGGCATCGGCCTTACAACCCGACGGATGGATGTCGCGTTAAGCGCCTTTGGCGAGGCGGTAGAAATGGATCCGCAATTGACACAAGCTTGGATCATGATGGTGCGTATTCATTCGGCCCTGGGAGATAGGCAATCGGCAATCGAAACGGTAAATGCCGCGCTCGACAAAAATCCCGAAGACGTGCAACTGAACCTGTTACGGGCAGATATCGGCGGATAA
- a CDS encoding alkaline phosphatase family protein produces the protein MQLHFVISCAALIGATLSTASAQTTSSQPRLVLQITIDQLRADLIGRYSKGFGDGGFNYLLRNGAVYKSAHHRHANTETIVGHTTLATGTDPAIHGMVANLWYDRKNGRQYYNVQDEEFPLLGAEGISKDDEIDPTQRAATTDGRSPRAILTSTVSDEVAAYFGPDAKVFGVSVKDRGAISLAGHAGTAYWFSKSEGRFVTSTYYMDNYPDWVAAWQDKGLVAAYANTQWTLSQPEENYDFDDRDDQPWETDLPGWGTVFPHNYGPEDNPYFTTFLTLSPAGDALTVDFVKTLIDVEQVGADGITDYLSVSLSSTDYVGHVFGPSSLEAEDNLKQVDQQLAELLFFVDARVGLRNTLVILSADHGGADNPGYLETLGIEAQLFNFDSLDTAPGGQRLQDAFGAGRELVQNFSAPYVYLNQDLIAELGLDAGVVETAVAQELQKLPGIAYAVSSSALRSGQIADTSISQSVLRNFHPDRSGDIYVVFEPHWFIGDLDGLSVAAAHGSPWSYDTHVPLIFAGPGIKAQTVIRRVETVDIAPTITTYLGTKLPSGATGGPLPEVFD, from the coding sequence ATGCAACTGCATTTTGTAATTTCCTGCGCGGCGCTTATTGGGGCCACTTTGTCGACGGCGTCAGCGCAAACCACCTCCTCGCAACCACGCCTGGTGTTGCAGATCACCATAGACCAACTGCGCGCCGATCTTATTGGCCGGTACTCTAAAGGGTTCGGTGACGGCGGTTTCAATTACCTGCTCCGCAATGGTGCAGTGTATAAAAGTGCACACCACCGTCACGCCAATACCGAAACCATTGTTGGCCACACCACGCTGGCAACCGGCACTGATCCGGCAATTCATGGCATGGTGGCCAATCTTTGGTATGACCGCAAAAATGGTCGGCAATATTATAATGTTCAGGATGAAGAGTTTCCGTTGCTGGGGGCTGAAGGCATCAGCAAAGACGACGAGATCGATCCCACTCAGCGGGCAGCCACAACGGACGGACGGTCGCCTCGGGCTATTCTGACCTCTACAGTTTCGGACGAAGTCGCCGCATATTTTGGCCCTGACGCTAAGGTGTTTGGCGTATCGGTCAAAGATCGCGGTGCCATATCTTTGGCTGGTCACGCGGGAACCGCATATTGGTTTTCCAAGTCCGAAGGCCGCTTTGTCACCAGCACCTATTATATGGATAACTACCCTGATTGGGTCGCTGCATGGCAGGACAAGGGGCTGGTGGCCGCATATGCCAACACACAATGGACCTTGTCGCAGCCAGAAGAAAATTACGATTTTGACGATCGTGATGACCAACCCTGGGAAACGGACCTGCCCGGATGGGGCACAGTTTTCCCGCATAATTATGGCCCGGAAGATAATCCCTATTTCACCACGTTCCTGACGCTCAGCCCGGCTGGGGATGCCCTGACCGTGGATTTTGTCAAAACACTGATTGACGTTGAACAGGTCGGTGCTGATGGGATCACCGACTACCTATCCGTCAGCCTGTCCTCGACGGATTATGTCGGGCATGTATTTGGTCCCTCCAGCTTGGAAGCCGAGGACAACCTCAAACAGGTAGATCAGCAATTGGCCGAACTGCTCTTCTTTGTTGATGCCCGGGTTGGGTTGCGGAACACATTGGTTATTCTATCGGCTGACCATGGTGGCGCGGACAATCCAGGTTACCTTGAAACACTAGGGATCGAGGCGCAGCTGTTCAATTTTGACAGTCTTGATACAGCTCCGGGTGGCCAACGCTTGCAAGATGCATTTGGAGCTGGGCGCGAACTGGTCCAGAACTTCTCGGCCCCCTATGTCTATCTCAATCAGGACTTGATTGCCGAACTGGGCTTGGACGCAGGCGTGGTTGAGACCGCCGTGGCACAAGAGCTTCAGAAATTGCCGGGGATTGCCTATGCCGTCTCCAGCTCTGCCCTTAGAAGTGGCCAGATTGCGGATACTTCAATCAGCCAATCGGTGCTCCGCAACTTTCACCCGGATCGATCTGGCGACATCTATGTGGTGTTTGAACCGCATTGGTTCATTGGCGATTTGGATGGATTAAGCGTGGCGGCAGCCCATGGGTCACCGTGGAGCTATGACACCCATGTTCCGCTGATTTTCGCGGGGCCGGGCATCAAGGCCCAAACTGTGATACGCCGGGTTGAAACCGTCGACATTGCGCCAACTATCACCACCTATCTTGGCACCAAGCTGCCGTCCGGAGCAACCGGCGGCCCACTGCCAGAAGTGTTTGACTAA